In Streptomyces sp. NBC_00483, a single window of DNA contains:
- a CDS encoding GNAT family N-acetyltransferase: MTTVTGEELVRNWIDGWIASRGAAPPLVEPWGYTIHVGLPEHVSRHVIGATNDAVREEVVRKVAESTRGRGTHLKVFADPERVLPWLGPEWEPYGSDDFLMSTELTPATAPPAPTGYIRHIWTRAGVTRVLLTDTTGTFAARGQIAPTGASAVVDQIETSEHHRRKGLGRVVMATLQSVAHTQGATRAVLACTPEGRFLYESVGWHIEAPLTNAKYAGT; encoded by the coding sequence ATGACGACAGTGACGGGCGAGGAACTCGTACGGAACTGGATCGACGGCTGGATCGCCTCGCGCGGCGCCGCTCCCCCACTCGTCGAGCCCTGGGGTTACACGATTCATGTGGGCCTGCCGGAGCACGTGAGCCGGCACGTCATCGGCGCCACGAACGACGCCGTGCGCGAGGAGGTCGTGCGCAAGGTCGCCGAGTCCACGCGCGGCCGCGGCACGCACCTCAAGGTCTTCGCGGACCCGGAACGGGTACTGCCGTGGCTCGGCCCTGAATGGGAGCCATACGGGTCGGACGACTTCCTGATGTCGACGGAACTGACCCCGGCCACCGCGCCCCCGGCCCCCACCGGCTACATCCGGCACATCTGGACCCGCGCCGGCGTCACCCGGGTCCTGCTCACCGACACCACGGGCACGTTCGCGGCGCGCGGCCAGATCGCCCCGACCGGCGCGAGCGCGGTCGTCGACCAGATCGAAACCTCGGAACACCACCGCCGCAAGGGCCTCGGCCGCGTGGTCATGGCCACGCTCCAGTCAGTGGCCCACACCCAGGGCGCAACCCGTGCGGTCCTGGCGTGCACCCCGGAGGGCCGGTTCCTCTACGAGTCGGTGGGCTGGCACATCGAGGCGCCCCTGACGAACGCGAAGTACGCGGGCACATAA
- a CDS encoding multifunctional oxoglutarate decarboxylase/oxoglutarate dehydrogenase thiamine pyrophosphate-binding subunit/dihydrolipoyllysine-residue succinyltransferase subunit, producing the protein MSPQSPSNSSISTETDQAGQGKNPAAAFGPNEWLVDEIYQQYLQDPNSVDRAWWDFFADYKPGAAAAGAATTPKPAEKPAAPAAPAAQAPAAPAKPAAAAPAQAAAPAPAKPAAPAAPTAPKPAAAATPVPKKAEEVTTEAPAGPELVTLRGPAAAVAKNMNKSIEVPTATSVRAVPVKLLFDNRIVINNHLKRARGGKISFTHLIGYAMVQAIKAMPSMNYSFQEKDGKPTLVKPEHINFGLAIDLVKPNGDRQLVVAGIKKAETLNFFEFWQAYEDIVRRARDGKLGMDDFTGVTVSLTNPGGLGTVHSVPRLMPGQSVIMGVGSMDYPAEFQGTSQDTLNKLGISKVMTLTSTYDHRVIQGAASGEFLRIVANLLLGEGEFYDEIFKALRIPYEPVRWLKDIDASHDDDVTKAARVFELIHSYRVRGHVMADTDPLEYQQRKHPDLDITEHGLTLWDLEREFAVGGFAGKSMMKLRDVLGVLRDSYCRTTGVEFMHIQDPKQRRWLQDRIERPHAKPEREEQLRILRRLNSAEAFETFLQTKYVGQKRFSLEGGESVIPLLDAVIDSAAENRLDEVVIGMAHRGRLNVLANIVGKSYAQIFREFEGNLDPKSMHGSGDVKYHLGAQGTFTGLDGEQINVSLAANPSHLETVDPVIEGIVRAKQDIINKGGTDFTVLPVALHGDAAFAGQGVVAETLNMSQLRGYRTGGTVHIVINNQVGFTAAPESSRSSMYATDVARMIEAPIFHVNGDDPEAVVRVARLAFEFRQAFNKDVVIDLICYRRRGHNESDNPAFTQPLMYDLIDKKRSVRKLYTESLIGRGDITLEEAEQALQDFQGQLEKVFTEVREAVSHPAAAEVPDPQAEFPVAVQTAISQEVVKRIAESQVNIPDNVTVHPRLLPQLQRRASMIEDGTIDWGMGETLALGSLLLEGTPVRLSGQDSRRGTFGQRHAVLIDNKTGEDFTPLLYLSQDQARYNVYDSLLSEYAVMGFEYGYSLARPESLVLWEAQFGDFVNGAQTIVDEYISAAEQKWGQTSGVTLLLPHGYEGQGPDHSSARVERFLQLCAQNNMTVAMPTLPSNYFHLLRWQVHNPHHKPLVVFTPKSMLRLKAAASKVEEFTTGGFRPVISDESVTPNAVKKVVFVAGKLYYDLEAERQKRGDTETAIIRVERLYPLPGAELQAEIAKFPNAEKYIWAQEEPANQGAWPFIALNLIDHLDLAVGADIPGAERLRRISRPHGSSPAVGSAKRHQAEQEQLVREVFEA; encoded by the coding sequence GTGTCGCCACAGTCCCCCAGTAACTCGAGCATCTCCACCGAGACCGACCAAGCCGGGCAGGGTAAGAACCCTGCGGCCGCGTTCGGACCCAACGAGTGGCTCGTCGACGAGATCTATCAGCAGTACCTCCAGGACCCGAATTCGGTTGACCGAGCCTGGTGGGACTTCTTCGCCGACTACAAGCCAGGTGCCGCGGCCGCGGGGGCCGCGACGACCCCGAAGCCGGCCGAGAAGCCCGCGGCCCCGGCCGCACCCGCAGCGCAGGCCCCCGCCGCGCCCGCGAAGCCCGCAGCCGCAGCTCCCGCACAGGCTGCCGCTCCGGCCCCCGCGAAGCCCGCCGCTCCGGCCGCGCCCACCGCGCCGAAGCCGGCCGCTGCCGCCACCCCTGTACCGAAGAAGGCTGAAGAAGTGACGACCGAGGCCCCTGCCGGCCCCGAGCTCGTGACGCTGCGCGGCCCCGCCGCCGCCGTCGCGAAGAACATGAACAAGTCCATCGAGGTCCCCACGGCGACGTCCGTGCGCGCGGTCCCGGTGAAGCTGCTGTTCGACAACCGCATCGTCATCAACAACCACCTCAAGCGGGCCCGCGGCGGGAAGATCTCCTTCACGCACCTCATCGGGTACGCGATGGTGCAGGCCATCAAGGCCATGCCGTCGATGAACTACTCCTTCCAGGAGAAGGACGGCAAGCCGACGCTGGTCAAGCCGGAGCACATCAACTTCGGTCTGGCCATCGACCTCGTGAAGCCGAACGGCGACCGCCAGCTGGTCGTCGCGGGCATCAAGAAGGCCGAGACGCTGAACTTCTTCGAGTTCTGGCAGGCCTACGAGGACATCGTCCGGCGCGCCCGTGACGGCAAGCTCGGCATGGACGACTTCACCGGTGTCACGGTCTCCCTGACCAACCCCGGCGGCCTCGGCACCGTCCACTCGGTCCCGCGCCTGATGCCCGGACAGTCGGTCATCATGGGCGTCGGCTCCATGGACTACCCGGCGGAGTTCCAGGGCACGTCCCAGGACACGCTGAACAAGCTCGGCATCTCGAAGGTCATGACGCTCACGTCGACCTACGACCACCGGGTCATCCAGGGCGCCGCCTCCGGCGAGTTCCTGCGCATCGTCGCGAACCTCCTCCTCGGCGAGGGCGAGTTCTACGACGAGATCTTCAAGGCCCTGCGGATCCCCTACGAGCCGGTCCGCTGGCTCAAGGACATCGACGCCTCGCACGACGACGACGTCACCAAGGCCGCCCGTGTCTTCGAGCTGATCCACTCCTACCGGGTGCGCGGCCACGTCATGGCCGACACGGACCCGCTGGAGTACCAGCAGCGCAAGCACCCCGACCTGGACATCACCGAGCACGGCCTGACGCTCTGGGACCTGGAGCGCGAGTTCGCCGTCGGCGGCTTCGCCGGCAAGTCGATGATGAAGCTGCGCGACGTCCTCGGCGTGCTGCGCGACTCGTACTGCCGCACCACCGGCGTCGAGTTCATGCACATCCAGGACCCGAAGCAGCGCCGCTGGCTGCAGGACCGCATCGAGCGGCCGCACGCCAAGCCGGAGCGCGAGGAGCAGCTGCGCATCCTGCGCCGGCTGAACTCGGCGGAGGCCTTCGAGACCTTCCTTCAGACCAAGTACGTCGGTCAGAAGCGGTTCTCCCTGGAGGGCGGCGAGTCCGTCATCCCGCTGCTCGACGCGGTCATCGACTCCGCCGCCGAGAACCGTCTCGACGAGGTCGTCATCGGCATGGCCCACCGCGGCCGGCTGAACGTCCTGGCGAACATCGTCGGCAAGTCGTACGCGCAGATCTTCCGGGAGTTCGAGGGCAACCTCGACCCGAAGTCGATGCACGGCTCCGGCGACGTGAAGTACCACCTGGGCGCCCAGGGCACCTTCACCGGCCTGGACGGCGAGCAGATCAACGTCTCGCTGGCCGCGAACCCGTCCCACCTGGAGACGGTCGACCCGGTCATCGAGGGCATCGTCCGCGCCAAGCAGGACATCATCAACAAGGGCGGCACGGACTTCACGGTCCTGCCGGTCGCCCTGCACGGTGACGCGGCCTTCGCGGGCCAGGGTGTGGTCGCCGAGACGCTCAACATGTCGCAGCTGCGCGGCTACCGCACGGGCGGCACGGTCCACATCGTCATCAACAACCAGGTCGGCTTCACGGCGGCTCCCGAGTCGTCGCGCTCCTCCATGTACGCCACGGACGTGGCCCGCATGATCGAGGCGCCGATCTTCCACGTGAACGGCGACGACCCCGAGGCCGTCGTCCGCGTTGCCCGTCTGGCCTTCGAGTTCCGCCAGGCGTTCAACAAGGACGTCGTCATCGACCTCATCTGCTACCGCCGCCGCGGTCACAACGAGTCGGACAACCCGGCGTTCACGCAGCCGCTGATGTACGACCTGATCGACAAGAAGCGCTCGGTGCGCAAGCTCTACACCGAGTCCCTCATCGGTCGCGGCGACATCACCCTGGAAGAGGCCGAGCAGGCGCTGCAGGACTTCCAGGGCCAGCTGGAGAAGGTCTTCACGGAGGTCCGCGAGGCCGTCTCGCACCCGGCCGCCGCCGAGGTCCCCGACCCGCAGGCCGAGTTCCCCGTGGCCGTGCAGACGGCGATCTCCCAGGAGGTCGTCAAGCGCATCGCCGAGTCCCAGGTCAACATCCCGGACAACGTCACGGTGCACCCGCGTCTGCTGCCGCAGCTGCAGCGCCGCGCGTCGATGATCGAGGACGGGACGATCGACTGGGGCATGGGCGAGACCCTCGCCCTCGGCTCGCTGCTCCTGGAGGGCACGCCGGTCCGGCTGTCCGGCCAGGACTCGCGCCGCGGCACCTTCGGTCAGCGTCACGCGGTCCTCATCGACAACAAGACGGGCGAGGACTTCACCCCGCTCCTCTACCTGTCGCAGGACCAGGCCCGCTACAACGTCTACGACTCGCTGCTCTCCGAGTACGCGGTCATGGGCTTCGAGTACGGCTACTCGCTGGCGCGCCCCGAGTCGCTCGTGCTGTGGGAGGCGCAGTTCGGTGACTTCGTCAACGGTGCGCAGACCATCGTCGACGAGTACATCTCGGCCGCCGAGCAGAAGTGGGGCCAGACGAGCGGTGTCACGCTCCTCCTCCCCCACGGCTACGAGGGCCAGGGCCCGGACCACTCCTCGGCCCGCGTCGAGCGCTTCCTCCAGCTGTGCGCGCAGAACAACATGACGGTCGCCATGCCGACGCTGCCGTCGAACTACTTCCACCTCCTGCGGTGGCAGGTGCACAACCCGCACCACAAGCCGCTGGTGGTCTTCACGCCGAAGTCCATGCTGCGCCTCAAGGCCGCCGCGTCGAAGGTGGAGGAGTTCACGACGGGCGGCTTCCGCCCGGTCATCAGCGACGAGTCGGTCACCCCGAACGCGGTCAAGAAGGTCGTCTTCGTGGCGGGCAAGCTGTACTACGACCTGGAGGCCGAGCGGCAGAAGCGCGGCGACACGGAGACCGCGATCATCCGCGTCGAGCGCCTGTACCCGCTGCCGGGTGCCGAGCTCCAGGCCGAGATCGCCAAGTTCCCGAACGCCGAGAAGTACATCTGGGCGCAGGAGGAGCCGGCGAACCAGGGTGCCTGGCCGTTCATCGCGCTCAACCTGATCGACCACCTGGACCTGGCCGTCGGCGCCGACATCCCGGGCGCCGAGCGCCTGCGCCGCATCTCGCGGCCGCACGGCTCGTCCCCGGCGGTCGGCTCGGCCAAGCGTCACCAGGCCGAGCAGGAGCAGCTGGTGCGCGAGGTCTTCGAGGCGTAA
- a CDS encoding HAMP domain-containing sensor histidine kinase, whose translation MGGRPHRPPFNPQWASGGLRPFSVKAKLGTLVVVSVFITTGLLMVAMYTATELRFITVFSIIATLLITQFVAHSLTAPLDEMNTVARFISNGDYSRRVRGAGRRDEIGDLAVTINRMADELAAQDQQRKELVANVSHELRTPIAGLRAVLENVVDGVMSPDPETMRTALKQTERLGRLVDTLLDLSRLDNGVVPLKTRRFEVWPYLSGVLKEANMAVSQRAGIASGSGTHTRTDVHLHLDVSPPELTAHADPERIHQVVANLIDNAVKHSPQHGRVTVLARRGPYPESLDLEVLDEGPGIPQSEWHKVFERFNRGDADSGSDKGKGDGGTGLGLAIARWAVELHGGQIRVAESERGCRIKVTLPGESGTQS comes from the coding sequence GTGGGCGGGCGGCCGCACCGGCCGCCGTTCAACCCTCAGTGGGCGTCCGGCGGTCTGCGCCCCTTCTCCGTCAAGGCGAAGCTCGGCACGCTCGTCGTCGTCTCCGTCTTCATCACCACGGGCCTGCTCATGGTGGCGATGTACACGGCGACGGAGCTGCGCTTCATCACGGTGTTCTCGATCATCGCCACGCTGCTGATCACGCAGTTCGTGGCGCACTCGCTGACGGCCCCGCTCGACGAGATGAACACGGTCGCCCGGTTCATCTCCAACGGCGACTACTCGCGCCGGGTGCGCGGCGCGGGCCGGCGCGACGAGATCGGTGACCTCGCGGTCACCATCAACCGCATGGCCGACGAGCTGGCGGCCCAGGACCAGCAGCGCAAGGAGCTCGTGGCCAATGTGTCGCACGAGCTGCGCACGCCCATCGCCGGCCTGCGCGCGGTCCTGGAGAACGTCGTCGACGGGGTGATGTCCCCCGACCCCGAGACGATGCGCACCGCGCTCAAACAGACGGAGCGGCTCGGCCGCCTCGTCGACACGCTGCTCGATCTGTCCCGCCTGGACAACGGCGTCGTGCCGCTGAAGACGCGCCGCTTCGAGGTCTGGCCGTATCTGTCGGGCGTCCTGAAGGAGGCCAACATGGCGGTCTCCCAGCGCGCCGGAATCGCCTCGGGCTCCGGCACCCATACGCGTACGGACGTCCATCTGCACCTCGACGTCTCGCCGCCCGAGCTGACGGCGCACGCCGACCCGGAGCGCATCCACCAGGTCGTCGCGAACCTCATCGACAACGCGGTGAAGCACTCCCCGCAGCACGGCCGCGTCACCGTGCTCGCCCGGCGCGGCCCCTACCCCGAGTCGCTCGACCTCGAAGTGCTCGACGAGGGCCCCGGCATCCCGCAGTCCGAGTGGCACAAGGTCTTCGAGCGCTTCAACCGGGGCGACGCCGACTCCGGCAGCGACAAGGGCAAGGGCGACGGCGGCACGGGCCTCGGCCTCGCCATCGCCCGCTGGGCCGTGGAACTGCACGGCGGACAGATCCGGGTGGCCGAATCCGAGCGGGGCTGCCGGATCAAGGTCACACTTCCGGGAGAGTCCGGAACGCAAAGTTGA
- a CDS encoding spermidine synthase: MAAMTTLHHPGPPVVLDRREGPFGEVVLRRHGDLLQIIANGTFLMDTSDGRSERRLIDSALAALDGRADRTGRTGRKKPRVLIGGLGVGFSLAHAAADPRWGRITVVEREPAIIDWHRQGPLRELSAEALADPRTDIVEADLVRHLHTATDTYDALCLDIDNGPDWTVTEDNDTLYGPSGLAACKDRLDPGGVLAVWSAQPSANFEETLRNAGFQAVRTEEIPVVRGVPDVVHLALRPT, from the coding sequence ATGGCGGCCATGACGACCCTGCACCACCCCGGTCCACCCGTCGTCCTCGATCGCCGCGAAGGCCCCTTCGGCGAGGTGGTCCTGCGCCGTCACGGCGACCTGCTCCAGATCATCGCCAACGGCACGTTCCTGATGGACACCTCCGACGGCCGCTCCGAGCGGCGTCTCATCGACTCGGCGCTCGCGGCCCTCGACGGCCGCGCCGACCGCACCGGCCGCACCGGCCGCAAGAAGCCGCGTGTCCTCATCGGCGGGCTCGGCGTCGGCTTCTCCCTCGCGCACGCCGCCGCCGACCCGCGCTGGGGCCGCATCACGGTCGTCGAGCGGGAGCCCGCGATCATCGACTGGCACCGGCAAGGCCCGTTGCGCGAGCTGTCCGCAGAGGCCCTCGCCGACCCTCGTACCGACATCGTCGAGGCCGACCTCGTACGGCACCTGCACACGGCGACGGACACCTACGACGCGCTCTGCCTCGACATCGACAACGGTCCGGACTGGACCGTCACCGAGGACAACGACACCCTTTACGGACCCTCAGGCCTCGCCGCCTGCAAGGACCGACTCGACCCGGGCGGGGTTCTCGCCGTATGGTCCGCACAGCCGTCAGCAAATTTCGAAGAAACCTTGCGGAATGCCGGTTTCCAGGCGGTGCGCACCGAAGAGATCCCGGTTGTCCGGGGCGTCCCTGACGTGGTGCACCTCGCCCTGAGGCCCACGTAG
- a CDS encoding response regulator transcription factor codes for MEQTHTSHNTTTTTQGAQRRVLVVEDDPTIVDAIAARLRAEGFLVQTAQDGPAAVDTAEAWQPDLLILDIMLPGFDGLEVCRRVQAQRPVPVMMLTARDDETDMLVGLGVGADDYMTKPFSMRELAARVHVLLRRVERAALAATTPRSGILRLGELEIDHAQRRVRVRSEDVHLTPTEFDLLVCLANTPRAVLSREQLLAEVWDWADASGTRTVDSHIKALRRKIGAERIRTVHGVGYALETPNP; via the coding sequence ATGGAGCAGACACACACCTCCCACAACACCACCACGACGACCCAGGGAGCCCAACGACGGGTCCTGGTCGTCGAGGATGATCCGACGATCGTCGACGCCATCGCCGCCCGACTGCGCGCCGAGGGATTCCTCGTGCAAACCGCGCAGGACGGCCCGGCGGCGGTGGACACGGCCGAGGCCTGGCAGCCCGACCTGCTGATCCTCGACATCATGCTGCCCGGCTTCGACGGCCTCGAGGTCTGCCGCCGCGTGCAGGCCCAGCGGCCGGTGCCGGTCATGATGCTGACCGCGCGCGACGACGAGACGGACATGCTGGTGGGGCTCGGCGTCGGCGCCGACGACTACATGACCAAGCCGTTCTCCATGCGGGAACTCGCGGCGCGCGTGCACGTGCTGCTGCGCCGGGTCGAGCGGGCCGCGCTGGCCGCCACGACACCGCGCAGCGGCATACTGCGGCTCGGCGAGCTGGAGATCGACCACGCGCAGCGCCGCGTGCGGGTCAGGAGCGAGGACGTACACCTCACTCCCACCGAGTTCGACCTCCTCGTGTGCCTGGCGAACACGCCGCGCGCGGTCCTCTCCCGTGAGCAGCTGCTCGCCGAGGTGTGGGACTGGGCGGACGCCTCGGGCACCCGCACCGTCGACAGCCACATCAAGGCGCTGCGCCGGAAGATCGGCGCGGAGCGCATCCGCACCGTGCACGGCGTGGGTTACGCACTGGAGACGCCGAACCCGTGA